In Nicotiana tabacum cultivar K326 chromosome 11, ASM71507v2, whole genome shotgun sequence, a single window of DNA contains:
- the LOC142166077 gene encoding uncharacterized protein LOC142166077, which translates to MLGRIKNWTAKFLSYVGRLQLSKSVLLSIQSFWSQIFPLPKKIRQGIETICKRFLWTGETETKAKALVAWRQLCWPKSAGGLNITYMVIWNRAALIKKLWNLNKKKDRLWIQWIHTYCIKQQVIWKMKAKQASWLVQNILGAGKNLTEVNIAIEEVLSMKEYSIRLIYNKLRGDLPKVEWMRLLCNNWSSPKWRFILYLAILERLYTRDRVLGWGIAISSACSLCEKVEESHEHLFFQCKYSTSIWSKLLQWVGIQRNVQGWDAEK; encoded by the coding sequence ATGTTAGGCAGAATCAAAAACTGGACAGCAAAGTTTCTGTCTTATGTAGGCAGGTTGCAGCTGAGCAAGAGTGTTTTATTATCTATTCAATCATTTTGGTCACAGATATTTCCTTTACCTAAGAAGATCCGACAAGGAATTGAGACAATTTGCAAGAGATTTCTGTGGACAGGTGAAACAGAAACCAAAGCTAAAGCTTTAGTAGCTTGGAGACAACTATGTTGGCCAAAATCTGCAGGGGGTTTGAATATCACATATATGGTTATATGGAATAGAGCTGCACTAATCAAGAAACTGTGGAATCTAAACAAGAAGAAGGATAGATTGTGGATACAGTGGATTCATACTTACTGTATCAAGCAACAAGTAATATGGAAAATGAAAGCTAAACAAGCCTCATGGTTAGTGCAAAATATTTTGGGAGCTGGTAAAAACCTAACTGAGGTCAACATAGCAATTGAAGAAGTGTTGAGCATGAAGGAATACTCCATCAGATTGATATATAACAAGTTGAGAGGTGATCTACCTAAAGTGGAGTGGATGAGATTATTGTGTAATAACTGGAGCAGTCCTAAATGGAGATTCATTTTGTACTTGGCAATTCTGGAAAGGTTGTATACGAGAGACAGAGTACTAGGATGGGGCATAGCAATAAGTTCAGCATGCTCATTATGTGAAAAGGTAGAAGAAAGCCATGAACACTTGttttttcaatgcaaatactcaACAAGTATATGGAGTAAGTTACTACAATGGGTGGGGATACAAAGGAATGTACAAGGTTGGGATGCTGAAAAATAG
- the LOC107759224 gene encoding uncharacterized protein LOC107759224 — protein sequence MSKSSKRSRKVEESESNSEFENDEMLNEMSDDVENFDEVNDSDDNNDYSDGDDDDDDVSHYNNDDKSGEQEEEEDEEGDQEEEEEREKLTEDHKIAGIEELKKEYMELKHKEQDLLGNLKRHKDEDLLKGQAVRNQKALWDKTLELRFLLQKAFSNSNRLPQEPIRSSFCDSEDRVKDAYSDLLASSRKTLDSILELQEVLLEKNPSITQSMDVNSGKRLKLSEDYVESNGEVDEDWQKISQMHSRMAAFRDKSIDKWQRKTQVTSGAAAIKGKLQAFNQDISQQVAGYMRDPSKMIKGMQQSRSAVALFGTVSDASGNGEGINMDGDPELLDDSEFYQQLLKEFFEAVDPASSETAFYALKRLQTKKRKIVDRRASKSRKIRYNIHEKIVNFMAPQPVNLPPMAPKLFENLFTGGSTHRPINVLH from the exons ATGAGCAAGTCTTCTAAGAGATCGAGGAAAGTAGAGGAGAGTGAAAGCAACTCTGAGTTTGAGAATGATGAAATGTTAAATGAGATGTCGGACGAT GTTGAGAACTTTGATGAAGTCAACGACAGCGATGACAACAATGACTATAGTGACGgtgacgacgatgatgatgatgttagTCATTACAACAATGATGATAAAAGTGGAGAacaagaggaagaggaagatgaggaaggagatcaagaagaagaagaagagcgaGAGAAACTGACTGAGGACCATAAAATTGCTGGAATCGAAGAACTTAAGAAAGAATATATGGAGCTTAAGCACAAGGAACA AGATCTTTTGGGGAATCTGAAGCGCCATAAGGACGAGGATCTTCTCAAAGGCCAAGCAGTTAGAAACCAGAAG GCACTCTGGGATAAGACACTTGAACTAAGGTTCTTGCTGCAAAAGGCTTTCTCAAACTCCAATAGACTTCCGCAG GAACCAATAAGATCTTCCTTTTGTGATTCTGAGGACAGAGTTAAAGATGCATATTCAGATCTACTTGCCTCCTCCAGAAAAACCTTGGATTCTATACTGGAATTGCAAGAG GTACTACTTGAGAAGAATCCTTCAATTACTCAATCAATGGACG TCAATTCTGGTAAAAGGTTGAAGCTTTCGGAAGATTATGTTGAGTCAAATGGTGAAGTTGATGAAGATTGGCAGAAGATTTCTCAAATGCATTCAAG GATGGCTGCTTTTAGGGACAAATCGATAGACAAATGGCAGAGAAAAACCCAGGTGACCTCTGGTGCTGCCGCAATCAAAGGGAAATTGCAAGCATTTAATCAG GACATTAGTCAACAAGTGGCCGGTTATATGAGGGATCCTagcaaaatgataaaaggaatgCAGCAGAGCAGATCGGCAGTTGCACTATTTGGAACT GTTTCAGATGCTTCTGGAAATGGAGAG GGAATAAACATGGATGGTGATCCAGAGCTTTTGGATGACTCTGAATTCTATCAGCAATTGCTGAAGGAGTTTTTTGAGGCAGTCGATCCCGCATCATCTG AGACAGCATTCTATGCACTGAAGAGATTGCAGACGAAGAAACGAAAAATTGTTGATCGCCGTGCATCAAAGAGTCGTAAAATACG GTACAATATTCATGAAAAGATTGTCAATTTCATGGCTCCTCAGCCTGTAAATCTTCCACCAATGGCCCCCAAATTGTTTGAGAATTTGTTCACGGGCGGCTCTACCCATAGGCCAATAAATGTCTTGCATTAG
- the LOC107825264 gene encoding receptor-like protein kinase HERK 1 has product MKMKTSMDFSLLQLLIMVMSILCLMCSSLEFDPVDNYLIDCGSLENTTIGDRVFLADNLNSTQRVFVNTSLESIPSTYSSSLYKTARILNETFKFTFSIKKQGQHWIRLYFFPFSNDFFNLSSAKFSVSAQNFTLVKNFQPLNATSVKEYSLNITSNSLVLTFTPSATSFAFVNALEVISLPDEVIPVDVGIHNLRTQALETVVRVNMGNIAVLPQNDTSWRSWEPDERYLTSKNLVQFVSNIRAVNYTRGGPSRNIAPPLVYGTATRLQSENDPNTLANVTWSFNVDPGFDYFIRFHFCYIVKGPSGDLIFNVFLNSQYVFKYLDLNNETSNVFGAPFYMDFVTRLDNRHSIGISIGPTDVRNAYPDGLLNGLEIMKISNFKGSFDASDVEIQSSSPGSKPKTWLILGSTIGGSILCIVLVVLSFLFCRSRTRAPVDHSTEDHHTTVGSTTEEKQSIISNSNMGYWFPFRAVQEATDNFSENMVIGFGGFGKVYKGVLRDNTKVAVKRGLPQSQQGLSEFKTEVEMLSQFRHRHLVSLIGYCNEKNEMIIIYEYMENGTLKDHLYGSDLPNLDWRQRLEICIGSAKGLHYLHTGSQKAIIHRDVKSSNILLDENLRAKVSDFGLSKIGPEIDQTHVSTAVKGSFGYLDPEYLTRQQLTEKSDVYSFGVVMFEVLCGRPVIDPSRSKEMVNLVEWVRNCLRTRDTETIIDPTIVREIRSESLIKFVKTAEKCLEEYGVDRPTMGDVLWNLEYALKLQGKDEKTRQENEISDNQLDNSVLSTEFSMGSMVDIAGISMSKVFSNMVKAENKDSCDIC; this is encoded by the coding sequence ATGAAAATGAAAACCAGTATGGATTTTTCACTACTTCAATTGCTTATTATGGTAATGTCTATCTTGTGTTTGATGTGTTCTTCATTAGAATTTGATCCTGTTGATAACTATCTAATAGACTGTGGATCACTAGAAAATACAACTATAGGTGATAGAGTTTTCTTGGCTGATAACTTGAATTCCACTCAAAGAGTATTTGTTAATACAAGTCTTGAATCCATTCCATCTACCTATAGTTCATCTCTGTATAAAACTGCTAGAATTCTCAATGAGACTTTCAAATTCACCTTTTCGATCAAGAAACAAGGGCAACATTGGATTCGCCtatatttctttccattttcgaATGATTTTTTCAATCTAAGTTCTGCTAAGTTCTCTGTTTCTGCTCAGAACTTCACTCTTGTTAAGAACTTTCAACCATTGAATGCTACTTCAGTAAAGGAATACTCTTTGAACATTACTAGCAATAGTTTAGTTCTTACCTTTACGCCGTCTGCTACCTCATTTGCCTTTGTAAATGCTTTAGAAGTCATTTCACTTCCTGATGAGGTCATTCCTGTCGATGTTGGTATTCATAATCTGAGGACACAAGCATTAGAAACAGTGGTGAGAGTAAATATGGGAAATATTGCAGTTTTGCCTCAAAATGATACCTCGTGGCGATCTTGGGAACCTGATGAAAGATACTTAACGAGCAAGAATCTTGTCCAGTTTGTATCGAACATACGAGCTGTGAACTACACGAGAGGAGGGCCTTCTCGGAATATTGCTCCTCCATTGGTGTATGGAACTGCCACGAGGCTGCAATCAGAGAATGATCCTAATACGTTAGCAAATGTAACGTGGTCGTTTAATGTTGATCCTGGCTTTGATTATTTCATCAGGTTCCACTTTTGTTACATAGTAAAAGGCCCCTCTGGTGATTTAATATTCAATGTTTTCCTCAATTCTCAGTATGTTTTCAAGTACCTTgatcttaacaatgagacatcaAATGTCTTTGGTGCTCCATTTTACATGGATTTTGTCACAAGGCTAGACAACAGACATAGCATTGGCATTAGCATTGGTCCAACAGATGTACGTAATGCATATCCAGATGGACTCTTGAATGGTCTCGAGATCATGAAAATAAGCAATTTCAAAGGCAGTTTTGATGCTTCAGACGTTGAAATTCAGTCCTCATCGCCTGGTTCAAAGCCTAAAACATGGTTGATTCTTGGATCAACTATTGGAGGATCGATACTTTGCATTGTTTTAGTTGTGTTGTCTTTTCTCTTTTGCAGAAGTAGAACACGGGCGCCAGTTGATCACTCAACTGAGGATCATCATACAACAGTTGGATCAACTACGGAGGAAAAACAATCTATCATTTCCAACTCAAATATGGGGTACTGGTTCCCTTTTAGAGCAGTTCAAGAAGCAACCGATAACTTCAGTGAAAACATGGTTATCGGATTTGGTGGTTTTGGAAAGGTTTACAAGGGAGTTTTGAGGGATAATACAAAGGTAGCGGTGAAGAGAGGACTTCCTCAATCACAACAAGGTCTTTCTGAGTTCAAGACTGAAGTTGAAATGTTGTCTCAATTCAGACATCGCCATTTGGTTTCACTGATAGGTTACTGCAACGAAAAGAATGAGATGATAATTATTTACGAGTACATGGAAAATGGAACTCTTAAGGATCATCTGTATGGCTCAGACCTTCCAAATTTGGATTGGAGACAAAGGCTTGAAATTTGCATAGGATCAGCAAAAGGACTTCACTATCTTCATACTGGTTCTCAGAAGGCAATTATTCATCGCGATGTCAAGTCTTCGAACatattgcttgatgaaaatctcagGGCTAAAGTTTCTGATTTTGGACTATCGAAAATTGGTCCTGAAATTGATCAAACACATGTTAGTACTGCAGTTAAAGGGAGTTTCGGATACCTTGATCCTGAGTACTTGACAAGGCAACAACTAACTGAGAAATCTGATGTCTACTCCTTTGGAGTAGTTATGTTTGAAGTTCTCTGTGGCAGGCCTGTTATCGATCCATCTCGTTCCAAGGAAATGGTGAATTTGGTTGAATGGGTGAGAAACTGTTTAAGGACAAGAGATACAGAAACAATCATTGATCCAACGATTGTACGCGAGATAAGATCAGAGTCTTTGATAAAGTTTGTAAAGACTGCTGAAAAATGCTTGGAAGAATATGGTGTAGATCGACCGACTATGGGAGATGTTTTGTGGAACTTGGAATATGCATTGAAACTCCAAGGAAAAGATGAAAAAACAAGACAAGAAAATGAGATATCTGATAATCAGTTGGATAATAGTGTGTTAAGTACAGAATTCAGTATGGGGAGTATGGTTGATATTGCTGGTATTTCAATGAGTAAAGTTTTTAGCAATATGGTAAAAGCTGAAAACAAAGACTCATGTGACATATGTTAG